One window from the genome of Glycine soja cultivar W05 chromosome 12, ASM419377v2, whole genome shotgun sequence encodes:
- the LOC114380100 gene encoding TPR repeat-containing thioredoxin TTL1-like: MSHSRKPVSSELGLTERFRDSLSCSDDNTNKPDFRELDLGSPVSTLRPRHYHSAPTTTSSTSTSTSSGSTGSGSGRSGNNNAVSKRSHSGELSGSSETNSPTRVSKPGHRRSNSGQSQRSPSSSSSSAAVNSPPLSVLPAGNICPSGRVLKAATAAVAPSRSSRSDVLGSGTGNYGHGSIMRGGKGGGGGDVRIAGDSAKRVDPEEVKRMGNAEYKRGHFAEALCLYDRAIAMSPGNAAYRSNRAAALTGLGRLPEAVRACEEAVVLDPNYGRAHQRLAMLFLRLGQVEDSRKRLCYPGLQPDPAELQKLQIVEKHINKCGDVRRIRDWKSVLREVDAAVAAGADSCVQLFMCRAEALLKQHQMDDAESCLSQIPKSEPRPGSLSQARFFGMFSEAYCFFVRAQIEMAFGRFENAVTAAEKASQIDPRNVEVAVLLNNVRMVARARLRGNDLFKSERFTEACSAYGEGLRLDPSNSVLYCNRAACWFKLGQWERSIEDCNQALCILPNYTKAILRRAASNSKLERWEEAVTDYELLRRELPDDNEVAENLFHAQVALKKSRGEEVHNLKFGGEVEDISGLEQFRAAISLPGVSVVLFETASNMQCKQISPFMNTLCSRHPSINFLKVDIQTSPAVAAAENVRVVPTFKIYKNGSRVKEIICPSHDMLEHSIRHYSL; encoded by the exons atGTCACATTCCAGGAAACCCGTGTCGTCCGAGTTAGGGCTCACCGAGCGGTTCCGCGACTCACTGAGTTGCTCCGACGACAACACCAACAAGCCCGATTTCCGAGAACTCGATTTGGGTTCACCGGTTTCCACATTGCGGCCACGTCACTACCACAGTGCACCCACTACAACGAGTAGCACTAGTACGAGCACTAGCAGCGGGTCGACCGGGTCGGGTTCGGGTCGAAGCGGAAACAATAACGCGGTTTCCAAGAGATCCCATTCCGGCGAGTTGTCTGGGTCGAGCGAGACCAATAGTCCGACCCGTGTTTCCAAACCGGGTCACCGGAGATCCAATTCGGGTCAGAGCCAGAGATCTCCGTCgtcttcctcctcctccgccGCGGTGAATTCACCGCCTCTGAGCGTTCTCCCGGCCGGGAACATCTGCCCGTCCGGGAGGGTTCTCAAGGCGGCGACCGCAGCGGTGGCGCCCAGCCGGAGCTCCCGGTCGGATGTTCTGGGATCCGGCACGGGGAATTACGGCCACGGGAGCATAATGCGAGGTGGaaaaggtggtggtggtggggaTGTGAGGATCGCCGGAGATTCAGCGAAGCGCGTGGATCCGGAGGAGGTGAAGAGGATGGGAAATGCGGAGTATAAGAGAGGGCACTTTGCTGAGGCGTTGTGTTTGTATGATCGGGCAATTGCGATGTCGCCGGGCAATGCCGCTTACCGGAGCAACCGTGCGGCGGCGTTGACCGGGTTGGGACGGCTGCCGGAGGCGGTGAGGGCGTGTGAGGAGGCTGTGGTGTTGGATCCTAATTATGGGAGGGCGCATCAGCGCTTGGCAATGCTGTTTCTCAG GTTAGGACAGGTTGAGGACTCTAGGAAGCGCCTTTGTTATCCTGGGCTGCAGCCAGATCCTGCTGAGTTGCAGAAGTTGCAAATTGTGGAAAAGCATATTAACAAATGTGGTGATGTGCGGAGGATACGAGATTGGAAAAGCGTACTGAGGGAGGTTGATGCTGCTGTTGCTGCTGGAGCAGACTCTTGTGTTCAG CTCTTTATGTGTAGAGCAGAAGCCCTTCTCAAGCAACACCAGATGGATGATGCTGAATCATGTTTATCACAGATTCCCAAAAGCGAGCCACGACCTGGTTCCTTATCACAGGCAAGATTTTTTGGGATGTTTTCCGAGGCTTATTGCTTCTTCGTTAGAGCTCAGATTGAGATGGCTTTTGGAAG GTTTGAGAATGCAGTTACAGCTGCTGAGAAAGCTAGTCAGATTGACCCCCGAAATGTTGAAGTTGCTGTTTTGCTCAACAATGTGAGGATGGTTGCTAGAGCTCGACTGCGTGGTAATGATCTTTTTAAGTCAGAAAGGTTCACTGAGGCCTGCTCGGCATACGGGGAAGGTTTGAGGCTCGACCCTTCAAACTCTGTCCTCTATTGCAATAGAGCAGCATGTTGGTTTAAGCTTGGGCAATGGGAAAGATCAATTGAAGACTGCAATCAAGCTTTATGCATCCTACCAAATTATACAAAAGCCATTCTTCGAAGGGCTGCCTCAAATAGCAAG CTAGAACGGTGGGAAGAAGCAGTAACAGATTATGAACTTTTGCGGAGAGAACTACCAGACGACAATGAAGTTGCTGAAAATCTGTTTCATGCACAAGTAGCATTAAAGAAATCTCGTGGGGAAGAagtacataatttaaaatttggtggTGAAGTGGAGGACATATCAGGTCTTGAGCAGTTTAGAGCTGCAATATCTTTACCAG GTGTTTCTGTTGTCCTTTTTGAAACTGCATCAAACATGCAATGTAAGCAGATATCGCCATTCATGAATACACTATGTAGTCGTCATCCATCTATTAACTTCCTTAAG GTGGATATTCAAACAAGCCCCGCAGTCGCCGCTGCTGAGAATGTTAGGGTTGTACCAACCTTCAAGATCTACAAAAATGGCAGTCGAGTGAAGGAAATTATATGTCCTAGTCATGATATGTTGGAACACTCCATTAGGCATTACAGCTTGTAG